The Odocoileus virginianus isolate 20LAN1187 ecotype Illinois chromosome 3, Ovbor_1.2, whole genome shotgun sequence genome includes a window with the following:
- the LOC110144799 gene encoding sperm-associated acrosin inhibitor-like, with translation MSFFSSWIKAIFIIGLAFPLYYETAFVSSGEIRKRPECNVYKDQLHFCTKEKDPVCATNGQTYSNKCHFCSKKLENKGKFDFSHWGHCC, from the exons ATGTCCTTCTTCTCATCATGGATCAAAGCTATTTTCATCATTGGTTTGGCATTTCCTCTTTATTATG AAACTGCTTTTGTATCTTCTGGAGAAATTCGCAAAAGG CCAGAATGTAACGTGTATAAGGATCAATTACACTTttgcacaaaagaaaaagatccaGTCTGTGCAACGAATGGCCAAACATACTCCAATAAATGCCATTTCTGCAGTAAAAAGCT agaaaacaaaggaaaatttgaTTTTAGTCACTGGGGTCATTGTTGCTGA
- the LOC110144798 gene encoding GTP-binding nuclear protein Ran-like: protein MAAQGEPQVQFKLVLVGDGGTEKTTFVEHHLTGEFEKKYVATLGVEVHPLVFHTNRGPIKFNVWDTAGQEKFGGLRDGYYIQAQCAIIMFDVTSRVTYKNVPNWHRDLVRVCENIPIVLCGNKVDIKDRKVKAKSIVFHRKKNLQYYDISAKSNYNFEKPFLWLARKLIGDPHLEFVTMPALASSEVVMDPALAAQYEHDLEVAQTTALQDEDDDL from the coding sequence ATGGCTGCCCAAGGAGAACCCCAAGTTCAGTTCAAACTTGTTTTGGTTGGTGATGGTGGTACTGAAAAAACTACATTCGTGGAGCATCATCTGACTGGTGAATTTGAGAAGAAGTATGTAGCTACCTTGGGTGTTGAGGTCCATCCTCTTGTATTCCATACCAACAGAGGACCTATTAAGTTCAATGTATGGGATACAGCTGGTCAGGAGAAATTTGGTGGACTGAGAGATGGCTATTATATACAAGCTCAGTGTGCCATTATAATGTTTGACGTAACATCAAGAGTTACTTACAAGAATGTGCCTAACTGGCATAGAGATCTGGTACGAGTGTGTGAGAATATCCCAATTGTGTTGTGTGGCAACAAAGTGGATATTAAGGACAGAAAGGTTAAGGCAAAGTCAATTGTCTTCCACCGAAAGAAGAATCTTCAGTACTATGACATTTCTGCCAAAAGTAACTACAACTTTGAAAAGCCCTTCCTCTGGCTTGCTAGAAAATTGATTGGAGACCCTCACTTGGAGTTTGTCACCATGCCTGCTCTTGCCTCGTCAGAGGTGGTCATGGACCCAGCCTTGGCAGCACAGTATGAGCACGATTTAGAGGTTGCTCAGACAACTGCTCTCCAGGATGAAGATGATGACCTGTGA